From Clostridiales bacterium:
GGGCACCGGCAGATTTTGTTTTAATAGGAGCAACGACAAGACAGCCTGATGAAATAAGCCCGGCGCTTCGTTCGAGATGTACGGAAGTTTTCTTCGAACCGCTGTCAAAGGATAATATTGTACAGATTATTGAAAATGCGGCAGAAAAGTTGGGAATAATTATCGATGACGGAGTGGCCAGGACTATAAGCGATTATACTATAGAGGGGCGCAGGGCTGTAGGCATACTGGCGGATGTTTATGGGTATACGCTTTATAAAAATTATAAAAGCGATTACAAGGGCAATCTTCGCATATCAAAAGATGATCTTTTAAACGTCCTTGCAGATTCAAGGATGGTCCCTTATTCTAAAAACAAGGCAAGAGGCTGTATGGAAGCAGGCAGGATACTGGGGCTTGGCGTCTTTGGATATTTAGGCTCTGTAATAGAAATAGAAGCTGTTGCATTTAAAGTGGAAAAGAAAGGCCAGGGCAAAATAAGGTTTAACGAACAGGCCGGTACGATGGCAAGGGATTCGGTCTATAATGCCGCATCTGTCATAAGAAAACTTACAGGCAAAGATCTGTCGGATCTGGATATACATGTAAACGTCATAGGCGGCGGGAATGTGGATGGCCCTTCAGCCGGTGCAGCATTGGTCTGCGTTATATTAAGCGCGATTGATGAAAAACCCATACGGCAGGATGTAGCTGTCACCGGTGAAATTTCCATAAGAGGAAATATAAAGCCGGTAGGCGGCATACTTGAGAAAATATACGGTGCAAAACAGGCAGGGATTAAAAAAGTTATTATCCCGCAGGAGAATATGAACGATGTTCCGAAGGACATAAGAGATATAGAAATAGTGCCTGTATCGGAAATAGAACAGGTTATTGAGGTGGTATTTTAATGGATATGCTAAGGGTTCCCCCTAATAATTTGGAAGCGGAACAATCTGTACTGGGTTCAATGCTTCTCGATAAAAATGCTATTTCTATTGTGTCGGAAATGCTAAGAGGGGAAGATTTTTATAAAGAAGCACACAGACTTATCTTTGATACTATTATTGAATTATTTGACAAGGATGAACCTGTAGATCTTGTAACCATTGTCGACAGTCTAAGAGCAAAGAATATACTCGAGACCGTAGGAGGTATGACATACCTTTCAAATCTTGCATCGTCAGTTCCTACAACGGCCAATGTCAAGTATTACGCAAAGATTGTTGAGGAAAAGTCGACGCTTAGAAAGCTTATAAAATCCTGCACCGAAACAATGGAAAAATGTTACCAGGGTTCTACGGATGTTCCGGCAATACTGGATAAAGCCGAGAAGGATATATTTGATATATCCCAGAAGGCAGTAACACATGATTTTGAGCCGTTAAGCAGGGTACTCGAAAGAGGTTTTGACGAGATAGAAAAGCTTTACAATAATAAGGGATCCATAACAGGTATTCCTTCAGGCTTCCCGGAGCTGGATGCGAAGACATCAGGTTTTCAAAAGGGCGATATGATACTCATAGCGGCAAGGCCGAGCATGGGAAAGACGGCATTTGTATTGAATATTGCCGAATATGCGGCGATAATGAACCATAATATCGTTGCATTGTTCAGCCTTGAGATGCCAAAAGAACAGATAGCATACAGAATGCTATGCTCGGAGGCAAATATCGATATGTTGAAGCTTAGAAGCGGAAACTTAAGCGATGATGACTGGGAGAGGTTAGCGGCAAGCGCAGGCCCTTTAGCATCTGCGAAAATATTTATCGATGATACGCCGGGTATTTCCGTAACGGAAATGAGATCAAAATGCAGAAGACTTAAGATAGAGCATGGCCTTGACATAATAATAATAGATTATCTCCAGCTTATGCAGGGAAGGGGCAGGCCGGAAAACAGGCAGCAGGAAGTATCCGAAATATCAAGGTCCATAAAAGCCCTTGCAAAAGAGATGGATACACCCGTTATCGCGTGCGCTCAGCTTTCCCGTGCCCCGGAGGCCAGGACAGATCACAGGCCGATGCTCAGTGATCTTAGAGAATCAGGCTCCATCGAGCAGGATGCTGATGTCGTATGCTTTTTATACAGGGATGAATATTATAATCAGGATACGGATAAGAAAAATATTGC
This genomic window contains:
- a CDS encoding replicative DNA helicase gives rise to the protein MDMLRVPPNNLEAEQSVLGSMLLDKNAISIVSEMLRGEDFYKEAHRLIFDTIIELFDKDEPVDLVTIVDSLRAKNILETVGGMTYLSNLASSVPTTANVKYYAKIVEEKSTLRKLIKSCTETMEKCYQGSTDVPAILDKAEKDIFDISQKAVTHDFEPLSRVLERGFDEIEKLYNNKGSITGIPSGFPELDAKTSGFQKGDMILIAARPSMGKTAFVLNIAEYAAIMNHNIVALFSLEMPKEQIAYRMLCSEANIDMLKLRSGNLSDDDWERLAASAGPLASAKIFIDDTPGISVTEMRSKCRRLKIEHGLDIIIIDYLQLMQGRGRPENRQQEVSEISRSIKALAKEMDTPVIACAQLSRAPEARTDHRPMLSDLRESGSIEQDADVVCFLYRDEYYNQDTDKKNIAEVIISKQRNGPTGTVELAYIGKYTKFGRLDKFHQAQ